In Streptomyces sp. NBC_00569, a single genomic region encodes these proteins:
- a CDS encoding PH domain-containing protein — protein sequence MAALAAIAMGGAAALGGPDANQWAAASACVGAGALFSAFGFLLRRVEAGPDGLRYRTVLRWHRLEWDEIVRLQEIQVMPNDKRQKTPNVRVEATLRSGEAVRLPVPWFGAVDAITFEGELRKLRAVRRRYTPSAH from the coding sequence GTGGCTGCGCTGGCCGCCATCGCAATGGGGGGCGCGGCCGCTCTGGGGGGACCGGACGCCAACCAATGGGCGGCCGCCTCCGCGTGCGTCGGCGCGGGGGCCCTCTTCTCGGCCTTCGGGTTCCTCTTGCGCCGCGTGGAGGCGGGTCCGGACGGGCTGCGCTACCGCACCGTGCTGCGCTGGCACAGGCTGGAGTGGGACGAGATCGTACGCCTGCAGGAAATACAGGTGATGCCCAACGACAAGCGCCAGAAGACCCCGAACGTCCGTGTCGAGGCCACCCTGCGCAGTGGCGAGGCCGTCCGGCTTCCGGTGCCGTGGTTCGGTGCCGTGGACGCGATCACCTTCGAGGGCGAGCTGCGCAAACTGCGCGCAGTACGCCGCCGTTACACCCCCTCCGCACACTGA
- a CDS encoding alpha/beta fold hydrolase produces MSVIVPGSFRTAYDEVLSRWPGPVDRADLPTPYGVTRVNSCGPATAPPLVLLPGGGATSTVWGACAAAGLARRYRVHGVDLMGDPGFSVPQPGRPAGSVDDLAGWLDAVLDGIGSAGPDAGPVLLGGHSYGAWITAHYAAQRAERVAGLVLLDPTQVFTGLSPGYVLRALPMLARPTPGRIRSFLAWESGGVALDTAWLRLQEESAGFPAVRPVTGPRPDPAPLRELPVRVLLAGRARCHDPGRVSRAVAEVLPGARTEVLPGVSHHAFPLAAADQIARRLDAWT; encoded by the coding sequence ATGTCCGTGATCGTGCCCGGTTCCTTCCGCACCGCCTACGACGAGGTCCTCAGCCGGTGGCCCGGACCGGTCGACCGCGCCGACCTGCCGACGCCCTACGGGGTCACCCGGGTCAACAGCTGCGGCCCGGCCACGGCGCCGCCGCTCGTCCTGCTTCCGGGCGGCGGGGCCACCTCCACGGTGTGGGGCGCCTGCGCCGCGGCCGGGCTCGCCCGCCGTTACCGGGTGCACGGCGTCGATCTGATGGGGGATCCGGGGTTCAGCGTGCCTCAACCCGGGCGTCCGGCCGGCTCCGTCGACGACCTCGCCGGCTGGCTGGACGCGGTCCTCGACGGGATCGGTTCCGCGGGCCCCGACGCGGGTCCGGTGCTGCTCGGCGGGCACTCCTACGGGGCCTGGATCACCGCCCACTACGCGGCCCAGCGGGCGGAGCGCGTCGCCGGCCTTGTCCTGCTCGACCCGACCCAGGTCTTCACCGGCCTCAGCCCCGGCTACGTCCTGCGCGCACTGCCGATGCTGGCGCGGCCCACCCCGGGACGGATCCGCTCCTTCCTCGCCTGGGAGAGCGGGGGAGTGGCCCTCGACACGGCCTGGCTGCGGCTCCAGGAGGAGAGCGCCGGCTTCCCGGCCGTCCGCCCGGTCACCGGGCCGCGGCCGGACCCGGCCCCACTGCGGGAGCTGCCGGTGCGCGTGCTGCTGGCAGGGCGCGCCCGCTGCCACGACCCCGGCCGCGTCTCCCGGGCCGTCGCCGAGGTGCTCCCGGGAGCGCGGACCGAGGTCCTGCCGGGGGTCTCACACCACGCGTTCCCGCTGGCCGCGGCCGACCAGATCGCCCGGCGGCTGGACGCCTGGACCTAG
- a CDS encoding MarR family transcriptional regulator has product MDDNQDDGHGRADRSGRGPHEPDSLRLVHLLRAVTVEFGLRQAEFAARNAMHSTDVRALICLLDAVRAGEPATAGLLGARLGLNSAGTTAVIDRLERLGHVARVRDDRDRRRVLLRVEPEAIRLGQEFFGPVIDGLLGVLDSFDPAERETVRRFLTAAHAVLSPEQDR; this is encoded by the coding sequence GTGGACGACAACCAGGACGACGGCCATGGCAGGGCCGACCGGAGCGGCCGCGGGCCGCACGAGCCGGACAGCCTGCGGCTGGTGCACCTGTTGCGCGCCGTGACCGTCGAGTTCGGCCTGCGCCAGGCCGAGTTCGCCGCCCGCAACGCCATGCACAGCACCGACGTACGGGCGTTGATCTGCCTCCTCGACGCCGTCCGGGCCGGCGAGCCGGCCACCGCCGGCCTGCTCGGCGCCCGCCTCGGCCTCAACTCGGCCGGCACCACCGCCGTGATCGACCGGCTGGAGCGGCTCGGACACGTGGCCCGGGTCCGCGACGACCGCGACCGGCGCCGTGTCCTGCTGCGCGTCGAGCCGGAGGCGATCCGTCTGGGCCAGGAGTTCTTCGGCCCCGTCATCGACGGGCTGCTGGGCGTGCTGGACTCCTTCGACCCCGCCGAACGGGAGACCGTGCGGCGCTTCCTGACGGCTGCCCACGCCGTCCTCAGTCCGGAGCAGGACCGATGA
- a CDS encoding IS630 family transposase, whose amino-acid sequence MAEPVRVRRLTDQEGQRLQQIVRRGSTSSVRYRRAMMLLASAGGNRVPVIAQLVQADEDTVRDVIHRFNEIGLACLDPRWAGGRPRLLSSDDEDFVVQTATTRPAKLGQPFTRWSLRKLVAYLRKKHGRMIRIGREALRSLLARRGVTFQRTKTGKESPDPDREAKLDRIEEVLDRFPDRVFAFDEFGPLGIRPTAGSGWAERKRPDRVPATYHRTHGVRYFHGCYSVGDDRLWGVNRRRKGAANTLAALKSIRAARPDGAPIYLIMDNLSAHKGADIRRWAKKHKVELCFTPTYASWANPIEAHFGPLRQFTIANSNYPNHPVQTRALHAYLRWRNANARHHDVLAAERKERARIRSEKGIRWGGRPLTTAA is encoded by the coding sequence GTGGCTGAGCCTGTCCGTGTGCGCAGACTGACTGACCAGGAGGGGCAGCGGCTGCAGCAGATCGTGCGCCGGGGCAGCACGAGTTCGGTGCGCTACCGGCGGGCGATGATGCTGCTGGCCTCTGCCGGCGGCAACCGGGTGCCAGTGATTGCCCAGTTGGTGCAGGCCGACGAGGACACCGTGCGCGATGTGATCCACCGGTTCAACGAGATCGGCCTGGCCTGTCTGGACCCTCGGTGGGCGGGAGGCCGTCCCCGCCTACTCAGCTCTGACGACGAGGACTTCGTCGTGCAGACGGCCACCACCCGCCCCGCCAAGCTCGGCCAGCCGTTCACCCGGTGGTCACTGCGCAAACTCGTCGCCTACCTGCGGAAAAAGCACGGTCGGATGATCCGCATCGGCCGAGAGGCGTTACGCAGCCTGCTCGCCCGCCGCGGTGTCACCTTCCAGCGCACCAAGACGGGGAAGGAATCCCCCGACCCGGACCGTGAAGCGAAGCTGGACCGGATCGAGGAGGTCCTGGACCGTTTCCCCGACCGAGTGTTCGCCTTCGATGAGTTCGGACCACTCGGAATCCGGCCCACCGCAGGCTCGGGTTGGGCCGAACGGAAACGTCCCGACCGGGTGCCGGCCACCTACCACCGCACTCACGGAGTCCGGTACTTCCACGGCTGCTACTCGGTCGGTGACGACCGCCTGTGGGGCGTCAACCGCCGCAGGAAAGGTGCCGCGAACACGCTGGCCGCGCTGAAGTCGATCCGCGCCGCCCGGCCCGACGGCGCCCCGATCTACCTGATCATGGACAACTTGTCCGCCCACAAGGGCGCCGACATCCGGCGCTGGGCGAAGAAGCACAAGGTCGAGTTGTGCTTCACCCCGACCTACGCCTCGTGGGCAAACCCGATCGAGGCGCACTTCGGACCGTTGAGACAGTTCACCATCGCCAACTCGAACTATCCCAACCACCCCGTGCAGACCCGAGCCCTGCACGCCTACCTGCGCTGGCGCAACGCGAACGCCCGCCACCACGACGTCCTTGCCGCCGAACGCAAGGAACGCGCCCGCATCCGAAGCGAGAAGGGCATCCGCTGGGGCGGACGCCCACTCACGACGGCAGCCTGA
- a CDS encoding IS5 family transposase (programmed frameshift) → MVRRHELSDEEWDVLSRLLPRAETGRPRRDDRVVLNGIVWKLRTGSAWRDVPERYGSWRTLYTRFRRWALDGTFSRMLEAAQARKDAVGDIDWLVSVDSTIARAHQHAAGARKKGRPQRKSAHSHALGRSRGGLTTKIHLACDGRGRPLGFLVTGGNVNDCTQFEQVLARIKVRRTGPGRPRTRPEHLLGDKGYSTRHIRSYLRKHGIPHTIPERSDQQVNRRRRGSNGGRPPAFDKERYKQRNVVERCFNALKQYRAIATRYDKTRESYEAALTIASLLMWI, encoded by the exons ATGGTGCGGCGGCATGAGCTCTCGGATGAGGAGTGGGATGTGCTGTCGAGGCTGCTTCCGAGGGCGGAGACGGGGCGGCCTCGGCGGGATGACCGGGTGGTGCTGAACGGGATCGTATGGAAGCTGCGGACCGGTTCGGCCTGGCGTGATGTGCCCGAGAGGTATGGGTCCTGGCGGACGCTGTACACGCGTTTCCGCAGGTGGGCGTTGGATGGGACCTTCTCGCGGATGCTGGAGGCGGCCCAGGCCCGCAAGGATGCAGTCGGGGACATCGACTGGCTGGTGTCGGTGGATTCCACGATTGCCCGCGCTCACCAACACGCGGCAGGTGCTCGTAAAAAAGGGCGGCCCCAGCGGA AATCGGCACACTCTCACGCCCTCGGACGATCCCGTGGCGGACTGACCACGAAAATCCACCTCGCCTGCGACGGCCGCGGACGCCCGCTCGGCTTCCTCGTCACGGGTGGCAACGTCAACGATTGCACCCAGTTCGAGCAAGTACTCGCGCGGATCAAAGTCCGGCGCACGGGACCGGGACGACCGCGTACTCGGCCCGAACATCTCCTGGGCGACAAGGGATACAGCACGCGACACATACGCAGCTACCTGCGGAAACACGGAATCCCGCACACCATTCCCGAACGTTCGGACCAGCAGGTCAACCGCCGCCGACGCGGCAGCAACGGCGGTAGACCACCTGCCTTCGACAAGGAACGCTACAAACAGCGCAACGTCGTCGAGCGTTGCTTCAACGCGTTGAAGCAGTACCGGGCCATCGCCACCCGCTACGACAAGACCCGTGAATCGTATGAGGCAGCCCTCACCATCGCATCACTCCTGATGTGGATCTGA
- a CDS encoding tetratricopeptide repeat protein, with translation MRFFRRGRDDARRMTGTPVARAKSLYEAGRYAEAEAEARAAARSRPRDDEYAAVALFIAAIATGAQGRHAEAVVTYDEVLSAFRRIFGAHHWQTLKLRSDRAQQLASLGQYAECEAECAAVAEAASRRIGPDMALVTAAARNGLVFALNAQGRHQEAEALAREALAVHRELDRASLVLRLGLARSLNGQARHEDALAEAQGADELYRALPESQRHPDMGAVELAFATALLGLRRTPEARLRAVAAHDTCLASFGPDHSRTVEAQMLLERIDGTRP, from the coding sequence ATGAGATTCTTCCGGCGCGGCCGAGACGACGCCAGACGCATGACGGGAACCCCGGTGGCTCGGGCCAAATCGCTTTACGAGGCCGGGCGTTACGCCGAAGCAGAGGCCGAAGCGCGCGCCGCGGCCCGGTCGCGGCCACGCGACGACGAGTACGCAGCGGTGGCGCTGTTCATCGCCGCGATCGCGACGGGCGCCCAAGGCCGCCACGCCGAGGCGGTCGTCACGTACGACGAGGTGCTGTCGGCCTTCAGAAGGATATTTGGAGCCCATCACTGGCAGACCCTGAAGCTGCGCTCGGACCGCGCCCAGCAGCTGGCCTCGCTTGGTCAGTACGCCGAGTGCGAAGCAGAGTGTGCGGCCGTCGCCGAGGCCGCGAGCCGCCGTATAGGCCCGGACATGGCACTCGTAACGGCGGCCGCCCGCAACGGACTGGTATTCGCCCTCAATGCGCAGGGGCGCCACCAGGAGGCTGAGGCGCTCGCCCGCGAGGCGCTGGCCGTCCATCGCGAACTCGACCGGGCGTCCCTGGTCCTGCGGCTCGGCCTGGCCCGCAGCCTCAACGGCCAAGCCCGCCACGAGGATGCCCTCGCTGAGGCGCAGGGGGCCGACGAGCTGTACCGCGCTCTGCCCGAGAGCCAGCGCCATCCGGACATGGGTGCCGTCGAACTGGCCTTTGCCACTGCCCTGTTGGGGTTGCGCCGCACTCCCGAAGCGCGTCTGCGGGCCGTAGCCGCTCACGATACCTGCCTGGCCTCCTTCGGTCCGGACCACAGCCGCACCGTCGAAGCGCAAATGCTGCTCGAGCGCATCGACGGCACGCGACCGTAA